The Miscanthus floridulus cultivar M001 chromosome 6, ASM1932011v1, whole genome shotgun sequence genomic interval agctcgtaccgggcaagtgcatcatgagatgccatagtcttctcaacaagcacaaccgatacatgaacaatgagtgcctcctgaagaaggtgatgcacaagaagatgaggacgtgcctgaatgggaactccaagagaagattccaatcaacataaggccagtttatgttctgatcaaagacgtctcgtcggtgtccaagtggtattcccatgatcagttcaagcctgaaaaccaagttaaaaaagtcccatcacggggttctgaggaggccattagtagcaaactccaccaaattgcaaagcagtatccaaatgttgatgccatcgaatggtcaaaggattgcccaaaaaaatatgaaagaggcaagcccttcctaccaaaccgggacatccagcgcctaccacttggaatgagaaggttccatgattggtacttgcgtgttctcccaacgagcatagatatcatacaagcatgctttcccaccggcacatttggaagcccagccgggaaaattgtctttgacttcaatgacatgcacacatgctttcacctgggagaaatggagatgaatctaattcgcacgtggtgcctgtaagtccttgtcctcctgatatgatatgaatgtaatctttgaattttgttgtaactaacccacgccgtgatttgtagaatgcaagtgcacattgtcaaacaaatgccaagtgtgaaagccgggtatgtagaccctcaagctatagcccaaacaaattttaattaccctaaacggtggacactggatgccaaagagctagcagctgcaaagactcttcgggagaaagagcgcatccgtagtgcgaagctaagggaagagtcccttaaggttgcggcatacattgccttggctttcaaaaatctccaacaccactcttctatatggctaccatacaacttcgagtaagctcaactctatacttaaagctttgttcgatatatttcattcgatgcaaaagggcttatctagttctatgattaaatccatgcagcaaccactggatttgtatagccgtcgatgtcgggaggagcatggcatgggtctttgattcattagataaggacactgtgacatacaaagacttcatatcgattctcaagacgtatacatatcgacaatcctcattagcttatatgtttgtatacatacttgtaacattcacttttggatactaacaagttgtatttgctaaaataattcgaacagggcatttaggttctatgtcactaatcatcatggaaggcatgatccagcaaggaaggaaaagctggctataaaaacactatgtgcggtaagtgtaacttacttcttcagtactccgttacatggctatcaaaagcattacttaacattttcatatgcaaaacacacagtgcctcaagcagaagcctgggagtgtacattatggatactatatatgttctatgatgggtaacaccggtgcctacaggagacaccccttaagggtaagtttgaacctcttcacccgtagtataaaaacttcgtaaatggtatgaaatactaaaccaaaacttgttttcttgtagtggagagaagagaaaggaatgaaaagagacccatacaaggatgaccaactcttagagctcgtcggcgacctttgcaacttcatattggaccagattgtacacgtcagaggcgcctaccatgaccgagagtctgagttaggtacaaatcctcagtaccaacaccttcgtgagactgaaaggctagctctaggacattgataacaatgtgtatggaatttgtatatttaatgatggattgtatatattcatgtgaattggacttgtaattgtagtttatagaatactcttatgcttgtagtcgcggtcgcggggtgttcggcaacgtgaacgctggtcacggggcgttcggcaacgcgaacgcggttcggaacgttggtcgcggggcgttcggcaacgcgaacgcggttcggaacgttggttgtgggacgttcagcaaagcgattttgaattgaaaatttgatttttttttgcgggaaaacgtaccgtaggggcggttctagattgaaccgcccctacaaatacctgtttgtagagacggctggtactacagccgcccctacaaatcgatttataggggcggctggtaataagagccgcccctacaaatatatttgtaggggcggctggaaacaccagccgcccttacaaatcgatttgtaggggcggcctgggaaccgtccctacaaatatatatttgtagagacccttgcgtaggagCGGCTTGGCataccgcccctacaaatggtctacaaccgcccctagaaatgtttTTTGACGTAGTGTTCAGTTTCGCAAAGGAACTTGCTCATTCTTATAAGCACATTATAGGTAAAGCATCTGCGCATTCGAGATATTCATCCAAAAATTCAGAATTCATGATTTGAGATTATTATCTACCAAAAAGGAACAAGATAAGCATCGTCTGACAATAAACCACCTCATTTTCTCTGTAGAACTTGTAAAGCTCTTCAACATATTCTGTTGCTGCAAGCGGGTTCCCCGAGTCTGCACTGTCAATATCCATGAGCGATTCATCTTGGTTCATGTCCTTGTTCTCTGTCTCACCCTGCATTGCCAAACATAACAGTAAGCCAGAGCCATGGCAAAGATGCCCAAAACCCATCCATTTCTGAGCAAGAGCACAAATCAGAAGTGCGAATACCATGTCGATGTCACTGTCACTATCGTCGACCGGCTCGTAGAGTTCCACGTCGATATCAACGGTGCCATCGCCGATTGATTCCTTATGTTGATCAACTCCGGGTTCTAGATCAGTTAGGATCGGCTGACATTCAGGATGCTCTTTGCTCGCCAAGGAGGCAGCAAATTTCCTGAACAACCAAAGCATACCCAGATCAAATCAAAGCCTGCAAGAAACGTCAGAGGTGCAAGAACAGCTAGCACGCGTCCTAACCTTGTCATGGGCCGACTGCTTGGCAACGCTGTCTTCTTTTCGTCCCTTCTCTTCCTGGAGAGAAGAAAGGAACGCCACGGTTAAACAGATTTGGACCCCAAGAACCACGAAAAAAACACGATCTTGGGGCAGGAGATTACTGCAGCATGGGCTTCTTGGCGACGGCGCAGGGGTACGGGGCAACCTCGACGAGGTTCTTGATGTCCGTGAGCGCGCGCCGGCTCCCCATCTCTGCACAAATCAGGAGATCAGAAACCATGGGCTCGCGACGCAGCAAACAATCCAAGAGAAGACCAGCCCGGGCAGCCGCCCGCACCCACCTCGGACGCCTGGCTCCCCATCACTGCGATacagaagggggaggggaggggcacccaccggggaagaagaagggggaggggaggggtgccggtgggggagaagaaggggggagggccgccgccaccaccacgccccgctgccggccaccaccaccgccgccgcagccactggccggatccgggagagggagggccagatccggccgggtgaagaagggggaggggaggggcacccgccggggaagaagaagggggaggggaggggcgccggcgggggagaagaagggggagggcgcGGATCTGCTcggtcgtcggcggcggcgatggatCCGGATGCGCTGCTCGGGTGAAGGGTGAAGAGGGAGACGGATCTGGCGTCGGGGGTGAAGGAGAGGGGCCACGCCCGCCGCGTCgatgaagagggagagggaggaggggaggagtggcggcgctgctcggggAGGGGAGGAGCTCCTGCGCTGAGTCGCAGAGGGAGGGGCGCGACGCTgaaaggagagagtgagggagggggGCGCGGTCTACTGCGTGCGTGAGAGGGTGTTTGggggcgcggcggccggcgggttagggtttggatttttctgtgcgtgcacatgtttttttttctgtgcgtttttaaagaaccgacagaaaaggccctgtttggcatggATCCACTCCTAAACTCCAGCAACTCCATCAAAAAATCCAGCCAAACACCCCAACTCCAAAACTCTATGGAGCTGCCAACTCTATGAAGCTGTAGTGCAAATGGaggtggagttttggagcacctcttttgcTGCTCTATAACCCTCTCTTTTGAACCTCCTCGTGGAGTTGATGGGTAATTACCCACCAATGCCACTGGTTACAGAGAAAAAACGTTTCGCTTCTATTCTCTGAATCTCCCCGCGCATCCCATTTTCCCATTCGCGAGGGGGATCTCCGTCCTGACTCTTCTAGGACCGGCGTCGTTTCCGCCACCGCCAGGCAGACCGGCGGCCGCCGTCCACCCCCGCTGCCGGCCAGCCAAGCCCCGCACCCAGCCGCCCTAGGCCCGCCGCTGGTCTCCTAGCCCTGCCCGGCCGCCTAGCTCCGCCTCCTGCCACGCCTGGACGAGGCCCGCCGCCTGCCGCAGAACCCGCCCTCTGCTCCGGATCGACACGGCCCGTCGTTTCGCCATGGCATTTCCGTCGTGGGCGGCTCTGCTCTTCGCGGGGGTGCTCGTGGTgttggcggcgccggcggcggtagCGGGAGCGGGAGGAGGGAGCGTCTGCTCTCCGTGCCCGACGACTTCCCGGACCCCGCGCGGAACCTCCCCTATGGCCAGACCTTCTTCGGCCGCCCCTCCGGCCGATACTCCGACGGCCGCAACCTACTCGACTTCTTCGGTAACCTCCAACTGTCTCCTTGCCTTACGTGTTTGTTATCAGTGCTTGCTGCTCGTCCTCGCCGTCGTTCGTCCTGATTAATGGGGATGGAATCTCCATGACTTCGCCGTCGTTCGACCGGGTTCAAGCGCAACCGGCATTCTGACGAAGAAGAAGATAGGGTGgagaggctgacatgtggggacGTGAGTTGGCGGTAACAATGGCAATTCATCCTAAAAGTTGTCTTTTTGGAGCTGAAGGTACCCTCCCAGCCAAACACCTCCATCAGACAGTTCCATCTCCACCCAGAGCTGGCTCCACCTGGAGTTATGGAGTGGAGCTGCTCCACCCAGagttggagccatgccaaacagggcctaaattgcatttttctgtgagtactgattttttccgtgtgtgtattgtcacacatacaatttttctgtgggttttcgtatttttctgtcgggatattttggaaccgacagaaaaatgcgtaccgaaaaaaacgcacagaaaatttTATCACCCACAGAAAAaagcgagattccagtagtgctAGAAGCCCTCTTAGCAGCATATTGCATGAGCATGTGTGCTCCTGCTTTGACCAGGCCTACGTAGCTTTTGTGATGATCACAGGCGCAAAAACAAGCAGTAACGTATCTGTACACTCTTCCCTTGATATAGCGTTAGACATTAGTGATGGCAAAACGCCCAAACATGACGGCACACACGCTCTGTGCATCACTCTGCTCCAACTTATTTTTCATATATACCGTGACCGTCTCTCACTATAAATACTAATCTGATATTCTTATGGCTTGTGGCCTTGTGTTATCATGTATaaattgctctctctctctctgcttatCACTGAGGTGGACTGGGCTTTTTGGGTTCGAGGCTGCTACGGACGGCCCGGCCCATATAGGATCATGGGAAAACACAATTGCAAAAGCTCATTCGATTTTTCCTACGAACGCATTGCTTGAATTTGTATTTGGACTTGGTCCATAGATCTAGGTAGGCCTGGCTTGCAAGGAATTCTGAATGACAAATTGCATCGACAGTCTAAGATACGAATTAAACTCTATTAAGGGCCTGTTCGGTTCCCGGGGACTGACGTCCCGGAACCGTTCCGGCAAGGAATGTTTATTTAAATTGTATGTAGCAGATTTCAACAGGAATCGTTCCGGACAGTATCAACTCCAAACGAACGAGCCCTAAAACAGCTCGATTCAACACAAAACAGCtcgattcaacacaacacaacacaaacaCAAGCTCGCGTGATTACTGACTTCAACACTAAATACTACAACACCGTGGTAAAATTATTCTGCTGCTACAATCCCTTGCTGACTCCTGTTACAATATAGGAGTACTTGTATATATACCAAATCAATACCTTTTTCATCTTTTTATATGAAAAGAAGACGCAACGCCAGATCGAACGGGCAACCATGCTTGCAGAGCAGTAACAAATAATCAGCTGATCACCGCCAAACCACACCTGGCCAACTCACCGACGCTTCCCTCCCGGCTCAGCCCTTCATGACGACGGAGAATCCACCGAGTGCGATGATGGCAACGAGAGGCACGACGGAGGCGCAGACGACGCCCGCTCTGAACGCCCGACTGCGGCCTCGGCCTTGCTGGCTGGAGCTGGCCAGCCAGCAGGCCGTACCGACTTCGCCAAGCCCGGCAGCGAAAATTCCGGCGAGGGTGGCGTAGTAAGCAAACCTGTGCTGCTCGAAGACCACTCCGTGCGGCGATCTGTAGAACGCGGTGGCCGCATCCATGATCAGCGTGGCCAAGCCCGATGAGCACAGCCAGCGCTGGAGCTGCATGGAGGTGCCGCCGCCTGCAGCACCCGCAGCTTCGCTCGGGCTTATGCCGATCGAGACGGCGGCACCGTCGTCGCCGTTGGTGCGGAACTGCAGGGTGGTCGACATGGCGGCAACGCGCGCGGCAGCACTTGCtggtgggggtggggtgggggtgggggggggggggggggggggggggggggcaaattcATGTCATGGTTCCACCCGGGAACCAAAGGTCTATTtatctcggggggggggggggggggggggaggcaaATTCATGTCATGGTTCCACCCGGGAACCAAAGGTCCCGGAGCAAATTCATGTCATGGTACATGTCATGGTACCACCCACCCGGGAGCCAAAAGGTCCCTATCCGGCTGGGCGGGGATAACCAATCAGCGTCAAGTGTTCCATCGAAAATGTGGGTTACCAAAGGCAAACCGTGTGAAGCGATGGCAGCGAGTCAAGCGTAATACGGCCAAATGGAAACGTGGGTTGTTGTAAGGCCAAGAGCGCAAAGCGAATGTTTTGTTTTGCAGCAAGTCAAGCGTAGTACGATCAAATAGAAATGGATCAATGCTAAAAACTCAAACAGTAGGAGGTGTAAACCCGGTGGGGAGTTGGGTCCCCGTGCGTTCATCGTTCCAGTTAGGACAAGTACATTGATCTTATCCGTATATAGTTTCACGTAGTGCCATATAATTTTAAGACGGTTTAATAGACAAAATATACAATGGTTATTTTAAAAGTTATCTTGTAGTAACTCGTAGTACCTTAATTTGTGTATAGAATAAAAGTAAAGTTGTGAGTTGTATGGTAACAATAACTCATACAATAGAACAATAGTTGTCTTATAGTCCTAAATTTTAGCTCATAAACAATCACCGCTTTCTCTTTTCCTCTCTGTTCCCTCCACATCAGCAAAAATCTTACTTACACTGCATGAGACGGCGTACGAGACAACTGACGTGTAGCAATGTACCTACCCTTAGTCCTTCCCGTCGCTGGGGTGTTTGATGCTTGTGACTAAACTTCAGATCGGATGCTTGATACTAATtataagtattaaatatagactaattacaaaactaattgcataaatgAAGGCTAATtcgcgagatgaatctattaagcctaatttgtCCATGATTAGCGAATGTGATGCTACAACAAACATATGCTAATCATGAAttacttaggcttaataaattcatctcgcgaatTAGTCACGActtatacaattagttttataattagctcatgtttagaaaaagtcgtactataaaaGGAGATACAATGCACAAGCTTTAATGTGTAACCAAGTGCTCATTTACCCACCAAATATCTTTAAAGCCTTAGCCAAGACAGCAAGCTTGGCAATCCTATCTTTTGTGCTGCCTGGCAGGTGAGGCACTGCCGCATTGAGGCGAGGCACTGCCGCACTGAGGCACTGCAGCAATTCAGGCGAGGCACTGCCACAGTTCAGCCACGGCACTACCGCGACTTACTGACCGTTGGGAGCcggggtatttataccttctcCTCTCTCCCACAACGGTCACCGGTTCAGATCGACCATTTCATTCCCAGGTGCGACCAAagcagctctctctctccctcactcaccattggagcccctcaagctTATCACTTTGATTCTATTCCAAATCCAAGAGAGTTTGAGCCTCCAAACTGTATTAGAGAGAAGCCCCAACTGTTCTTCAACTGCCAAAGCACTTGGTTCGCGTTCAAACCAGTGGattatgtttgttactcttggagcttgctcctagctggctagagcgtcgcgggaggtttgtaatcacctcaaacaactagtgaaatcacccctcatctcaagagttcattttcttgacttgagaatgaggaaaagGTTAAAAGAGACCTAAAGCCTTTGTggcaacctcaacaacgtggacataggcaagccttagtggcgagctgaaccaccgAATAAATCGGgtctcacttgtgttcttgtgatttgcattgctTTACTTGTGTTTatggtgattctagggtttgaTCCTGATCTACTTGTTCTTAAGCTTCTGCTATGATTCAAGTGGTGGAATAGGTTCAACACTACCCCAGAAAGCTCAGTAATTTACCTGATCCAATATTCCTTGGGTAGTTTTTGAATTATAGTTCGAGCTTGTCTACAGGCGCAATAGTGCTGCTTTTTTAGTACGACAATGCtgcagtgcggcagtgccgcgcctatACTAACAGCAagtttgagttttattttaaacaGGCATATTCACCCCCTTcaggcgacatcaaggtcctttcaatttTTAATTTCTATTCTTATATTTTTGTATTTGGATTAAGATTTCTATTTCGGTTACTCGGGGTtggagagatctaattggattaagattcctagttgtccatattattatatttttcctatttGGATTAAGATTCTTATTCACCAGAAAATCggagagatctaattggattaggATTCATAGTTATATAGGGCTATAGGTGGTTTTCCACGTTCACAAAGTTAGTTAAGGGATGGCCGGACAAAAAAATAGGTGGAgataaattttgcctctttattattactagcaaatatgcccgtgcattgcaacgggTATATAATCTTTTATATGGTAATTGTGCCAATAATAAGCTAGCTTTTTTATTTATATTGTGTTTGGTCCAatcttaaatcaaataaatttaagGCCCATAATATGCTAATGAAATAAAAGATTAATCTCGCATGAGAAATTGACAGAAGATTGAGCCAACATAAATAGATAGTTGTTATGTGAACAAGCTCAGACGGCCATGTTATGATATGTGTGCTGCAATGCTAATACTGACTTTGCACCTCCAAATTAAAGCGACAAAGGTGAGAGTGAATAACTAGGGACCAAGGGATTGAAGATGAGTGAGTGGATGAGTGGGACAGTCAGAGACAGAAGAAAGAATTTTTAGGCTTTAATATAAGGCTACCAAATatgaaataagaaaagaaaatgaaTACTAAATCGTTTTTGAATCTACATAACACTCAGCCACTACTTGTGTGCAGATCAtttaataaaattaaaaaaagaaaagaaaaggaaaagttaGAATAGATAGGTGTGGTTTTCTATTCAGCGGCCCATCCAACCCACAATAAATATCCTAATCCCGCTTCTGTTCTGTCTTACGTTATATGTAGACACAGGCGTCGCCAACTCTTCTTCCCCTCGCTGTTTCGCTTCCACGATGAGATGCACGGTCTCATAGCTCTTTTTTTCTCTTCTTATTACTTCATATTTTTATGaagctaacaaaactggtttggcatttttctgattttttataaatttttagTGAATTTTGCAAGATCTTTGTttttatagaaaaagaaaaaaatgaaagaaaagaaaaaaagcttGCATGGGCTTGGTCTGGCCCACAGCGAAGCCGGCCCAACTACAAGGATTCAACCCAGGTTGAAAAAAGAAGCccacatttttttttatttttctatgaatttttgGTGAATTTTGCAAGATCTTTGTTTttatagaaaaagagaaaaacgaaAGTAAAGGAAAAAGGCTTGCATGGGCTTAGTCCAGCCCACGACGAAGCC includes:
- the LOC136457764 gene encoding cyclin-B2-1-like, which translates into the protein MGSQASEMGSRRALTDIKNLVEVAPYPCAVAKKPMLQKRRDEKKTALPSSRPMTRKFAASLASKEHPECQPILTDLEPGVDQHKESIGDGTVDIDVELYEPVDDSDSDIDMGETENKDMNQDESLMDIDSADSGNPLAATEYVEELYKFYRENEAKSCVRPDYMSSQQDINSKMRAILIDWLIEVHYKFDLMDETLFLTVNIIDRFLEKEVVPRKKLQLVGVTAMLLACKYEEVSVPVVEDLVLISDRAYTKGQILEMSYQQFLALMRSQSMLDLQDVTDSTAMVTPRDKRMKN